The genomic DNA GGTACCACCCACGTTATGGGTCATTCCGATTTCAGTATCGATCTGTCTTCCCTTTGCATCGCCACGAAGTTGTTTGACCGTCTCATAAACCTGTTTAACGCCGGTTGCTCCGACCGGGTGACCACATGCCTTCAGACCGCCACTTGGGTTGATCGGTATCTTTCCACCAATTGCAGTCTGTCCCTCTTCGGTCAGTTTGCCTGCTTCACCTTTCTTACAGAATCCAAGATCCTCAATTGCACAGATCTCAGCAATGGTGAAACAGTCATGTACTTCAACAAATCCGATATCTTTCCGTTCAACTCCGGCCATCTGAAATGCCCGGTTACCAGCAGCAACGGTTGCATCGAGGGTACAGATATCTTTCCGGTCATGCAGGGCGATGGTACTTGATGCCTGTCCAGCTCCAAGGACCTTGATCGGAGTGTCGGTAAATTCCCGTGCCCGTTCCAGGGGAGCAAGGATGACTGCTGCAGCTCCGTCGGTCACCGGTGAACAATCAAAGAGCCGGAGCGGATCTGCGACAAGTGTTGAATTGATAACGGTATCAAGGGTGATCGGTTTTCTGAACTGGGCATTTGGATTCTTTGCACCGTTATCATGGTTTTTAACGGCGACCTGGGCGAGTTGCTCTCTTGTCAGGCCGTACCGGTGCATATACTCCGTTGCAATCATTGCATACAGGCCGGGGAATGTAATACCTGCTATTCCTTCCCATTCCCGGTCTGCTGCTGCGGCAAGAACATCAGTCGTAACTTCGGTTCCTACGTCAGTCATCTTCTCAACACCGGCCGCGACCACGATATCTGACATACCTGATGCAACGGCGGTGTATGCCTGTCTGAATGAGAGACCTCCTGATGCACAGGCTGCCTCAACACGGGTTGCCGGGATATTATCTGTTGCGAGACCTGCATAATCTGCAATCAAAGCCCCGATATGTTCCTGCTCAACAAACCTGCCGGCACTCATGTTTCCGACAAATATTTCGTCTATCTGTTCACCGGAGAGGTTTGCATCCTCAAGGGCAAGAGCTCCTGCCTCGACAAAGAGGTTACGGAATGACGATTCCCACTTCTCTCCAAACTTTGTACAGCCTACGCCGATTACTGCAACTTCTCTCATTCCATCATCACCACTTTGCCTTTGTGTTTTGCATAGACTGCATAGTCTACGATCTTCTTGTCTGCGAGGAGAGCAGAGACCGATGGTGCAGCATCACGGTTAAAGAGGTCAGAATTGATAACATCAGTGACGGTGATGTCAAACGAGTCACTCCCGGAGCCAGACCCGTATGAAGTCATGAAGATCCGGTCTCCTGGTTTTGCGATATCCAGAACCGATGAAAGACCGACCATGGAGGCACCGGAGTAGGTATTTCCAAGATAGGTGACCGCAAGACCAGGTTTTATCTGCTCCATGGTAAATCCGAGCATTGATGCTGCCTGGACCGGGAATTTACCGTTTGGCTGGTGGAAAACTGCATAGGTATAGTCAGATGGCTTTGTTCCCATCTTTTCAAGCATCATCTTTGAAGCACCAATGACATGCTTAAAGTATGCAGGCTCTCCGGTAAACCGTCCTCCATGACGTGGATAAGGCTTGTTTTCACGTCTCCAGAAGTCAGGGGTGTCGGTGGTAAATGAACAGGTATGATTGATTTCGGCGATGGGATCGTCGTTTCCGATGATCATCGCTGCTCCACCGGCTGCAGCGGTATATTCGAGTGCATCTCCCGGTTCTCCCTGGGCAACATCTGCACCGACTGCAACAGAATAAGTAACCATGCCGGATTTCACGAGACCCATCGAGGTCTGAATTGCGGCTGTTCCTGCCTTACAGGCAAATTCGTAATCTGCAGCGGTCATGACGGGGGTTGCCCCGATTGCTTCTCCGACGGTAACAGCCGTAGGTTTCACCGCGTAAGGATGCGACTCTGATCCAACATATACCGCTCCAATGTCTGCAGGGTTGATTACTCTCCGCGCCATTGCTGCACGGG from Methanospirillum hungatei JF-1 includes the following:
- a CDS encoding hydroxymethylglutaryl-CoA synthase, which codes for MVGIISYGAYIPRYRIKVEEIARVWGANGTEISRGLGVFEKALPDMDEDTITISVEAARAAMARRVINPADIGAVYVGSESHPYAVKPTAVTVGEAIGATPVMTAADYEFACKAGTAAIQTSMGLVKSGMVTYSVAVGADVAQGEPGDALEYTAAAGGAAMIIGNDDPIAEINHTCSFTTDTPDFWRRENKPYPRHGGRFTGEPAYFKHVIGASKMMLEKMGTKPSDYTYAVFHQPNGKFPVQAASMLGFTMEQIKPGLAVTYLGNTYSGASMVGLSSVLDIAKPGDRIFMTSYGSGSGSDSFDITVTDVINSDLFNRDAAPSVSALLADKKIVDYAVYAKHKGKVVMME
- a CDS encoding thiolase domain-containing protein → MREVAVIGVGCTKFGEKWESSFRNLFVEAGALALEDANLSGEQIDEIFVGNMSAGRFVEQEHIGALIADYAGLATDNIPATRVEAACASGGLSFRQAYTAVASGMSDIVVAAGVEKMTDVGTEVTTDVLAAAADREWEGIAGITFPGLYAMIATEYMHRYGLTREQLAQVAVKNHDNGAKNPNAQFRKPITLDTVINSTLVADPLRLFDCSPVTDGAAAVILAPLERAREFTDTPIKVLGAGQASSTIALHDRKDICTLDATVAAGNRAFQMAGVERKDIGFVEVHDCFTIAEICAIEDLGFCKKGEAGKLTEEGQTAIGGKIPINPSGGLKACGHPVGATGVKQVYETVKQLRGDAKGRQIDTEIGMTHNVGGTGATVVCHIFGRV